The window ATTATACCATAATCTACGCTAAAATGCCCCCGAACTTTTTTGAACTGAACCAGTAAAAACGGACATTGCCAAAAAGCCTCTCATTGTAGGATAATTAAACTACGATGGGAGGCAATTTTTATGAAAAGAAGTTGGACAAATATAAAAGTGCTTGAACCAAAAATTCTAGCAATAAGGGCAGCAGGAAAAACGCGACGTGAAATTGCGGATGAATTAGGATTAAAGAAAATTCAGATAAAAGCCTGGATTAACCGACACAACAAAGCAACAGCCCGTGAGGAAGCAGGGCTTCCGCCAAAGGGACGAGGGCGTAAGCCAGCCATCACATTACAAGAATACAAATATGAGAACAAGCGGTTAAAGATGGAAAATGAGTTGCTGCGGGATTTTCTTCACGCCGCTGGAAGGAAGTGAAAGCTGTCACAAAATATGAAGTAATCTATTGCCGCAGAGAGAAATATCCGATTCAAATCATGTGCAAATTCTTCGGAGTTTCGCGAAGCGGCTACTACGACTATGTAAAGCGCCGTGGATCGCTGCCACGCAATACAGAACTGGCCGGATTCATAGCCGAGTGTCAGAAAAGCTGTGGTAAAACGTATGGTTACCGACGAGTTCAAATTTGGCTGGAGCGTAAGAAATCTTTGCACTTGAACCCTAAAACGATACTCCGCATCATGAATAAATATGGCTTGCTCTCTGAAATACGCCGTCGTAAGAAGTACAAGCAAATGGGGCAGCAGCTTCACAAATATGGAAATCTGTTGAATCGCAACTTTGTTGCTGACAGACCAAACGCCAAGTGGGTAACGGACATTTCATATATACACACAACCCAAGGCGTTCTGTATCTGTCTATGATCCGCGATCTCTTTGACAACAGCATTGTCGCTTACAAGACAGGAACCGAACAGACGGTAAATCTTGTTTTGAATACAATCAAGCTTGCTATGGAAAAAGAAACGGTCGCCGGGGAGTTGCACCTCCACAGCGACCAAGGGTTTCAATACACATCACAAGCATATTTTAACCTAACCAAAGAGTACGGCATTACTCCGTCAATGTCAAGACGTGGTAATTGCTATGACAATGCACTCGCTGAAAATTTCTTCTCTATTCTCAAAACCGAGTGCATTTACAGACATCAACTGAAATCATTTGATGAGGCCAGACAACTCATCGCCGAATACATAGATTTCTACAACAATGAGCGCATACAAACGGAAACGTGCCTGACACCGCTCGAAAAACGGCGTCAGGCTGCGTAATCTTTCAATATCCTGCGGTAGGGCTTTTTATTCTTTGTCCGTTAACTCTGGTTCAGTCCATTTCGTTCGGAGGCACTTGCATTAATACTTTTTACGGGACACGTAGCTTGTGTGTAAAATTTCATGAGCCTTATGACTGCCCGGCTTTTCAAGAAATTCATCATAAATCATCTTGATGAGCGGACTTTCATGGCTCTTACGTAAAGGCAGATTACGGTCTTCCTCGTACAGAGCCTTTGCCCTTTCGGCTTTCAGATCGGTAAAATTGCGGACTGACGCAGGCTGAATCGGCTGACCGCCGCCGTTGACGCAGCCGCCCGGGCAGCACATAATTTCAATAAAATGATAGCCGCCCTCGCCGTTTTTCACTTTGGAAAGGATCTCATTTGCATTGTTCAGGCCGCTCACTGCGGCAACCTTAATATCCATACCGCCCACATGGTAAACGACCTCTTTAATTCCTTCGGTACCGCGGATATCCGTGTACTCGACGGAATCAAGGCTCTTGCCCTCAAGGACGTCGGCCGCTGTTCTCAGCGCGGCCTCCATAACGCCGCCGGTTGCGCCGAAGATTGCGGCAGCTCCGGTGGAAACGCCCAGCGCCGGATCGAATTCTTCGTCCGGAAGACGGTTGAAATTGATATGCGCCATATTGATCAGGCGGGAAAGTTCGCGGGTTGTAATGGAGATATCGGTGTCGGGCATCCCTTCCCCGGCGGCATTCTCATCCTCACGTTTAACCTCGAATTTCTTGGCCACACAGGGCATTACACTGACAACAACGATATTTTTCGGATCGATATTGTTCTTCTGCGCGTAATACGTCTTAATGACCGCGCCGGTCATCTGCTGCGGAGATTTGCAGGTGGAAACATTCGGCAACAGCTCCGGATAATAATATTCGCAGAATTTGACCCAGCCCGGCGAGCAGGAGGTAATCAGCGGCAGCGCGCCGCCGTTCTTCACGCGCTCAAGCAGTTCGTTGGCCTCTTCCATAATTGTAAGGTCGGCGCCGAAATCCGTGTCGAACACCTTGTCAAAACCGAGCCGGCGCAGAGCGGCGACCATCTTGCCCTTAACGTTGGTCCCGACCGGAAGACCGAAGCATTCGCCGAGCGTTGCGCGAATGGCAGGTGCGGTCTGTACGACCACATACTTTTCAGGATCGTTAATCGCAGCCATGACTTCGTCGCACTGGTCGCGTTCGGTCAAAGCGCCGGTCGGGCAGCTCACGATGCACTGGCCGCAGGAAACGCAGGGAACTTCATCAAGCGGCTTTTCAAACGCACACGCAATGTGTGTGTCAAAACCGCGGCTGTTCGGGCCGATGACGGCAACATGCTGTTCTGCGCAGGCGCCCACGCAGCGGCGGCAGAGGATACATTTCGAGTTGTCGCGGATCAGATGCAGAGTAGACTCGTCCTTTGTTGCGTCGGGCATCGCCCCGTCAAAGCGGTTTGTCTGCTCTATGCCCATTTCGTTGCACAGGGTCTGGAATTCGCAGTTTCCGCTGCGTCTGCAGGCGAGACAATCCCTGTTGTGCACGGAAAGCAGCATTTCCAGCGTCATTTTTCTGGATTTTTGAATTTTAGGCGTATTGGTCTGAACCTCCATCCCCTCATTCACCGGATAAACGCAGGAAGCGACCAAAGAGCGCGCGCCCTTTACCTCCACCACGCACATACGGCAAGCGCCGATTTCATTAATTCCTTTCAGGTAGCATAAGGTCGGAATATCAACTCCGGCGAACCTTGCCGCCTCCAAAACAGTGGAATTAGCCGGCACTGAGAGGGGCATGCCGTTTATTTTTATGTTAACCATGTTTTCCATTATGGCACACTCCTTTATCTCTTTACGATTGCGCTGAACTTGCATTTTTCCATGCAGGCGCCGCACTTAATGCATTTTGCAGTATCAATCACATGGGGTACCTTTACGCTGCCGGTAATTGCGCCGACAGGGCAGTTGCGGGCGCAAAGCGTACATCCGCGGCATTTGTCTTCCAGAATGACATAATTGGTCAGCGCCTTGCAGACACCGGCCGGGCAGCGGTGCTCGGTAACGTGGGCGATGTACTCGTCACGGAAATAGTGCAGGGTGGACAGCACCGGATTCGGCGCGGTCTGGCCCAGCGCACACAGTGCATTTTCCTTCAGGTAGTAGCACAGCTCTTCCATATCGTCAAGATCCTTAAGCGTGCCGTTGCCGCTTGTGATTTTTTCAAGCATTTCCAGCAAGCGCCTAGTGCCGATGCGGCACGGTGTGCATTTTCCGCAGGATTCGTCCACGGTGAATTCAAGGAAGAATTTCGCAATATCGACCATGCAGGTCGTATCGTCCATGACAATCAGTCCGCCGGAACCCATCATTGCGCCAATGGCAATCAGGTTGTCATAGTCTATTTTAATATCGAGTTCTGAAGCGGGAATGCATCCGCCGGAAGGTCCGCCGGTTTGCGCAGCTTTAAACTTGTGCCCGTCCGGAACGCCGCCGCCGATTTCCTCGACGATTTCACGTAGCGTCGTGCCCATCGGCACTTCAACTAGTCCGGTGTGCTTGATTTTGCCGCCCAGAGCAAACACTTTGGTACCTTTGGATTTTTCGGTGCCCATGGAGGCAAACCAGTCTGCGCCCTTCAGAATAATCTGTGTAATATTGGCGTAGGTTTCCACATTATTGAGAATGGTGGGCTTTTGGAACAAGCCTTCCAGCGCCGGAAAAGGCGGGCGCGGACGCGGTTCTCCGCGTTTGCCTTCGATGGAGGTCATCAGGGCGGTTTCTTCGCCGCACACAAACGCACCGGCGCCAAGGCGCAGGCCGATATCAAAATCAAATCCCGTATCGAAAATATTCTTCCCCAAAAGTCCGTATTCTCTCGCTTGATCAATCGCAATCTGCAAACGTTTGACCGCGATAGGATATTCGGCGCGGACATAAATATAGCCCTGTGTCGAACCGATTGCGTAACCGGCAATCGCCATGGCTTCAAGCACGCTGTGCGGGTCGCCTTCAAGAACGGAACGGTCCATAAACGCACCCGGATCGCCTTCATCGGCGTTGCAGCACACATATTTCTGATCTGCCTGATTTTTCGCGGCAAAGCTCCACTTCAGTCCTGTCGGAAATCCCGCGCCGCCTCTGCCGCGCAGTCCGGAGGCCTTAACCACATCAACAACCTGTTCCGGAGTCATCTCGGTCAGCACCTTGCCAAGCGCGGTGTAACCGTCCACCGCTATGTATTCATCAATGCATTCCGGATTGATGACGCCGCAGTTCCTGAGTGCGACACGGTTTTGTTTTTCATAAAACGGAGTGTGGTTTAATGATTTGATGGTGTTATCGTCTACAAC of the uncultured Caproiciproducens sp. genome contains:
- a CDS encoding imidazolonepropionase, encoding MKRSWTNIKVLEPKILAIRAAGKTRREIADELGLKKIQIKAWINRHNKATAREEAGLPPKGRGRKPAITLQEYKYENKRLKMENELLRDFLHAAGRK
- a CDS encoding IS3 family transposase, which codes for MKAVTKYEVIYCRREKYPIQIMCKFFGVSRSGYYDYVKRRGSLPRNTELAGFIAECQKSCGKTYGYRRVQIWLERKKSLHLNPKTILRIMNKYGLLSEIRRRKKYKQMGQQLHKYGNLLNRNFVADRPNAKWVTDISYIHTTQGVLYLSMIRDLFDNSIVAYKTGTEQTVNLVLNTIKLAMEKETVAGELHLHSDQGFQYTSQAYFNLTKEYGITPSMSRRGNCYDNALAENFFSILKTECIYRHQLKSFDEARQLIAEYIDFYNNERIQTETCLTPLEKRRQAA
- a CDS encoding NADH-dependent [FeFe] hydrogenase, group A6 — its product is MENMVNIKINGMPLSVPANSTVLEAARFAGVDIPTLCYLKGINEIGACRMCVVEVKGARSLVASCVYPVNEGMEVQTNTPKIQKSRKMTLEMLLSVHNRDCLACRRSGNCEFQTLCNEMGIEQTNRFDGAMPDATKDESTLHLIRDNSKCILCRRCVGACAEQHVAVIGPNSRGFDTHIACAFEKPLDEVPCVSCGQCIVSCPTGALTERDQCDEVMAAINDPEKYVVVQTAPAIRATLGECFGLPVGTNVKGKMVAALRRLGFDKVFDTDFGADLTIMEEANELLERVKNGGALPLITSCSPGWVKFCEYYYPELLPNVSTCKSPQQMTGAVIKTYYAQKNNIDPKNIVVVSVMPCVAKKFEVKREDENAAGEGMPDTDISITTRELSRLINMAHINFNRLPDEEFDPALGVSTGAAAIFGATGGVMEAALRTAADVLEGKSLDSVEYTDIRGTEGIKEVVYHVGGMDIKVAAVSGLNNANEILSKVKNGEGGYHFIEIMCCPGGCVNGGGQPIQPASVRNFTDLKAERAKALYEEDRNLPLRKSHESPLIKMIYDEFLEKPGSHKAHEILHTSYVSRKKY
- the nuoF gene encoding NADH-quinone oxidoreductase subunit NuoF, with product MYRSNVLVCGGTGCTSSNSELIISKLKEEIAVRGLDKEVNVVRTGCFGLCALGPIMIVYPEGSFYSRVTPEDIPEIVEEHLLKGRIVRRLLYQETVVDDNTIKSLNHTPFYEKQNRVALRNCGVINPECIDEYIAVDGYTALGKVLTEMTPEQVVDVVKASGLRGRGGAGFPTGLKWSFAAKNQADQKYVCCNADEGDPGAFMDRSVLEGDPHSVLEAMAIAGYAIGSTQGYIYVRAEYPIAVKRLQIAIDQAREYGLLGKNIFDTGFDFDIGLRLGAGAFVCGEETALMTSIEGKRGEPRPRPPFPALEGLFQKPTILNNVETYANITQIILKGADWFASMGTEKSKGTKVFALGGKIKHTGLVEVPMGTTLREIVEEIGGGVPDGHKFKAAQTGGPSGGCIPASELDIKIDYDNLIAIGAMMGSGGLIVMDDTTCMVDIAKFFLEFTVDESCGKCTPCRIGTRRLLEMLEKITSGNGTLKDLDDMEELCYYLKENALCALGQTAPNPVLSTLHYFRDEYIAHVTEHRCPAGVCKALTNYVILEDKCRGCTLCARNCPVGAITGSVKVPHVIDTAKCIKCGACMEKCKFSAIVKR